AATGCTACTGTCCGTCTCCGCTGAACTTCTCTTGTTCCTGAAGGAGTCCAGTTTTGGGCTTTTAGGAGGATCATCTGGCTCCAATTTTAGTTTGCGGATCTCTACCCTTGTAGTGCTGGGGGGCATCCTCAGAGGTAAGGCATATGGTTTGCTCTGGATCCTCGTGGGCTCATTTACCCTGCTTCCTACTGAATCTTCATTTGTTTCCTGCCTCTGGATCTCAACATTGAGCATTCTTTTAACTCTAACACTTGCAAATTTGCTTCTTTGCAACAGCAGCTGAATATCAGAAAGTATTTCAGTAGGGTTGTCacttatttcacttttatccTCTTGATCAGGCTTGGAAAAAGCGGCTCTCTCCcctcctgctgcctcctcaGAGCCTCCAGTCTCCTCACCCTGCACAGGTGGGCGCTGCTGCTCACCTGTCGGCGGGAtatctttattttcagtgttcTCCACACGGATCTGTTCAGTCTGGGCACCGTCCAGCAAGTGctgatacattttctttacGACAACGTACCGGACACCTTCGATTTCTTTGACGAAAGCGACATTGTTAACGAAAGTCTTGAAAAGCTCCCTGTTCTGTTCTTTCTCTGCGGGATCTTCGCAGTGTATGGAGTCTTTGAACTTACTCACCAAGTCGGATTTCTTCACTCTACCCCCCTCCGCTATCAGCAGAGAAAGGACCGATTCTTGCGTCAAAACCATGATTCAAACCGTGGGATTTAAGCGAATAAAAGTTAAAACTTCTACCTCCCACAGCCGCCCTGTGTTGCTGTTACCTTTGTCCCTGTGAGTACAGTAGCCTCACCTGGCCGCTCACTTTTCTCCTCCCCCACCTGCGTTCCGGGAGAACGCGCAGACGTGGACACAATCTGAATAATGTATGCCTATTTTCTTTCTAAAGCAAAGTGGCTGCGAATTTACAACTGAAGACTAATAATAACActacacttttaaaaataaaaagtatcaAAAAATATCAGACTCACTATATCAGTAAGTCTGAGTGTGTTGTTGTCTTGTATTATAAGCCTACCCCACAATAGCACATATACACTTTTCACATGAAGAGTTGTGCACATGTATACTTAAAACacccaataataataataataataataataataataataataataataataataataataataataataataatagatgagacaaatacacatttattttaattaaataaccaaatggaagaaatacaacatttgttgGCCCAAATATTGACATGTTTTACTAAACTCTCAGATTTCAATATCGCCCTTAACATCCAGGATTGGTCAGGCGCTATAACCACACCTGgataaatgtttaatgtaaacTGGATGCCAGCATAAATCTGTGAATATAATGTACACGTCCCCAAGGCACTCTACATGCACAACAGGCTACAATACACACAACATAAACACTGATTATATAATAGGAGttaattaaacacaatattGGAGCAGTATCAGATTGCTTTATCCGAATGGCTGACTCTCACTCCTGTTAAGTGACctcatttaatcatttaaatattaatgcacTCTCTCAAGGCCCATGCAGACATAGTTGTCTACACTGAAGCGGTGATTAGGTGTTCTACTATCTCCCCAGCTGACGCACATATTTGTGCTCTCCCTCTGTCGATCTGCGGTGCTGTTTGCTCATGTTCTGACTTGTAATGAATGCAGCATGACATTCCTGGTTTGTGAACGGTTGTGAATGGGAGTTCCCGAGAAGTGGCCATATTGGAACACATCTGACCCGCTCAAAGATGTAACATTGACGTCAAGATAGTTGTCTTAATACTTTAACGTACGTAAATACTTTGACCGTGAAAACACCTCGAGACAACTTTAAACTGCcccaaattacaaataaataaagatatattcCGGAGGAAGTTTTATATGTGGAATAAAACCGAATTGTATTCAAATAGATGTTGAGAATCGTTAAATGTATGAAACGCGCATTAGTACGCATGCGCACAACAGGAACCGGTCCTGCTATTGTGAACCGTTGTTAGATCAGTTTAACAACCTTTTTAACGAAATAATGTCCCTTGTCTCAGTAAGatagttaaaaaataacaacacacttCCTTCACTGTCCCATCCAAGTCGAATTGACGAAAATTAACGATCAGTTAGCCTGACTGAGTGAAGCAGAAGCGAAGTAGCAGGGAGTCCTCTTGTGGCCTAGCTTAGTAGCCTCCCTGCTCAGTTAGCAGCTCCTCTCCGTCCTGTGTCGCTCTCTTCCTATCTCTGTCAGCGCGGCTCAGTAGTTTAGCAGTACGGAGAGACGAGGGCTGCTCCCTTTCTGCTCAGTCAGCCCAGCACACCAACACCATACATTCCGCCACCATGGCTGCCACAGATGTTGACGTGTTTTCGGTAAGTAAAAGCCACGGGGTTCCATTTTTTTGTCGGTTGCAACCGAACGTATTGCATGTGTAGCTGCAGGAATACTTGGCTGTgataagaaaaaaagtgtgtgtgtgtatgtgtgtgtgttagctgcTGTGAAGCTAAGCCTCCCCCGCTTGGGAAGCCTCTAATGTGGCCGAGATGGAGGAAGTGATTTTTGTGATGGGgtggtttttattttagacCAATTAGTATGACCCTTGATGTTGTTGACTATATTTTTTATCGTGTCTTGTATGctattttccccctttttatacttttgtatATTGCTGATGCACATATGGGCGTATTAAACTGTTTACAGTTGACGTTATTAGGAGTGGCTGTAAACACTACACAGTTAGCTACTATATCATATATGTGTATTTGATGATAGAAAACACCATGCTGTATTGAATAACTCCATGTAGATGGCAGTTACTACAGTGTGATGAGCCCTATTCATGTGATgacatgtgtttcattgtaacTTCCTAATAGGTGAATTCAACTTCACGTTTGTTGCCTCCTAATGTTTACACCAAATGCCATTTCAGTTTTACCAGCCAttttttaaaccacattttattacattgcTGGTGTGTTTCTCTTTACAGTATTGGGTTGGGCCATACTATCAGATGAGAATGGAATTTATCCTGCATTTTATTCATTGTGACAAGCCTTGTTGTCAGTCAGGTCAGGTGTGTTAGGTACAGTTCAGTGATGCAATACAGGCTAAAGAAAATAGCAATAACATAGAGTAAGAGAGTCAGCCCTCAAGCATTTCAAGAATTCACACAACAAAGCATGTCAAAAGCTAATATTATGGTGACGAGGCGGATACACAGGAGGGGATTTAATGCGGGTGATTAACTTTTTGTCAGATGCTTGAGGAAATCCTTGGGGTGGTGAATTTGACATTAAGCACACAGAGTTTTAGGGATAAAGAGATTAAGAACACACTCCAGGGCCACTCCTACTACTTCTTGGTGTAACAAGTCTGTGAAGGAAGGATCCAAAAAGAAGGAGCATAGGATATTGCACGCTTGGCATTTCTTAAATTAGGAAGGTGTTCCAGAGGGGATGCAGGGTGCCGAGGATAAGGCTGACTTGTGATTTTTGAAATGGATCTTCTGGAATACAAAATAAGACAATTGATTAATGAGAAAAATGCTGAGATAGCAGTGAAACAGGCCCGTTGAACAACATTGTTAGCACAGTTGCCTGGCTGTCTGTCCGACTTCCTGCCTACATTTCTGAACTAAATTGGACCATATAAAACAAAGTTACTTTCCTTGCAGGTTGTGTAAAGGGCACGCTGTTAATTATGTTAAAGTATTGATAGGGATGTGTGGTTGGTTGCACTGTTGACCCAAATCAATCAAATCTCATGGGTATCGTAGATTTGGTATAACTTTCTAGGCCAGAGCTGCACGTGGCGATCAATGTTGGGTGGATTGGTGGAACTGCCCATCTATTGTTTTCACTCATTGATTGCATTATGTAGCATATAGAGCATcatgcttttcatttgaaagatTATGTAATGAAATGCCCTACAACATATATAGCATGTGCTTGCTGACCCCAAAGATGATTGTCTCTCCCGTGAGGCCTGCATGCATAAAATGAAATTAGCTTCATAAATTGCTTAAAGGCAAGCGACAATGAGTGAGGAATTATGGGGCAAGTTGCAATACACTTTAAAACGTCAGCTTTGAATGTCAGATGTGAATATATTATCTAAATATGGGCTTTATTCAgccatttcttcattttaaacacagtCCTGTTGTTCAGCATGCTCACAACAGATTGCAGGTTGAGTGCACTGACTGTCAGCAGGGATGTTGGCCGTATGTATAGAACATACACGCCACAACAGCCTAAAGGCCAGCTTGTCAAATCAGATGTTGTAGATGAATGATGACAGCCAAGCGGCAGCATCTCTGTTGATGAGTCAATATCCATCCATAGAATCAGTCATGGTTAGAAGACATGGTTGGAGAGCAAATTGAGGTGCTCTAAAATGAAAATTGCTCATTAAATATTGTAGGCAAAAGTATGAATGAAGATGTATACAGCtatgtttgttttgatattgaAATTCCATTTCAGTTTGAACaaagaatggaaaataaaatgtagtccACATTGAACAGCTGTTGGTGTGTCCTGGAAGTTATACTGTACCGTAGCCTTATGAGTTGAATCATCTCAGCACCCAGTGAATCTATCAGCATTGCACTGCTGTTGAAAGGCCTTACAGCTGAAAGGGCCTTAAATGTCATGTGAATTTGCTTCACATTggatacaaatgtgttttccatcaGTATGAACAGAACAAAGGCTGCATGGAGTCACTTTTTTTCAATTCTTTTTGGATTCAGAGCCATGCAACGTACACGAGGCATGTGAATGCTGAGATGGCTCGAGCAGGAGGGgacaatgacacaaaaaaagaaaatggggaaaaatgtatttgcttaCTGTAGTCAAAActacatgtgtgtatgatgaAAGAAATCtcttgtttgtgtctcttctttTGATTAATCATAGcataacaaaacaacagcaggatTTACTGCATCCACGAAGAGTCTAAAGAGAGTTTAGatcttaaaaatgtatcaatagCTGTGTGAAGGCTTCTACATGCAATgagtttttacctttttaatcaAGAAATCAGAAAAATGTGTCTTGGACTTAAACACGACTCACAGGACTGTGAAAATGATTTCATAACAAGACATTATTTACTTTGCTCGTTtctcttttaaaagggaaactacatttttgaaaagtaaTATGAAGATAAGTGAAAATTACATCTGTCTCGTAAAACGCTTCCTGTCTCTCATTTTTTTGTCCTTCCTGTTGGGCAGAGATGAGTGATAAGGCTGAGCAGTACTGTGGCCGTACAATTGTTTCGCGTGActaacagagagagaaaaaactaaGGGCATTTGATGAGATAATAAacagaacgttttttttttctttctctgggCTTGTGAATTCTTGATGGCACACGCATGACGTCCACATCTCAACCATCAACATTTTTGCCACTACGACATCACCGCTAGCACAAGTAGCAGCATGAGACCATAGTTGCATACACTGAGcaataagtacatttattgtTGTACCATTCTGCACACACCATTACAATTCAAAGGCACTTTAATAAATCTATGTGAAAGTCATTGAACAGGAAGGGATATcaagtttatataaaaaataatgaactttGTTGCTTACATTTCGTTCACTTTAACACCTACACTCAGCATCCCCTATCTGTCCACCAACTGAATGGTGTGGTCGATGACTCACGCTTCAAAAACCAACTGAGTATTTGTCATAGAAGTCACGTATCCTTATAAAACGTATGTCAGCAGTTTCATATGATGTTTTCATTAGGAAGAATTcacattttggacatttttgtgGTCCGTTTTTTCATTTAGCCATCTTTTAGTTCTCGAGTCCAGGTCATGTTGCCACCACCCCTTTAGCTTTAGCCACCCTGGTCTTGATACAAAGCAGTAATAAGAGTATGTCATGCTCCAAAAAAAGCATACGAACATGAACAATCATAAATTCTTTATAATCCTGTCTCAGTATAGGGCGTATATGTCTATCTATAGTGGAAACTAgtattcaaaaggaaaaaaataccaTTGGGAAATATTAAATTCAATTTGGCttaatatttaatgtgaaaACAAGCCATTTAAGAGAAACTATTTCACTAGTACACAAAGTGCACCTCACCTTTTCAAAGCAGGCTTTCCCTGGGTGTGtgtcccacccccccccccacacacacacacacacacacacacacacatgcatgcatcagctgcagcagtgtgtgtgtccgtctgtCAGGTGGAGGCTCACTGAGGCTGCAAACACAAGTCAGACTCAAATCAGGTGGGAATGGAGGCCAGAAGGCAAGAGGGAAGCTGAGGAGGTAAAGAGACAGCAGGAAAGAGAATGACTAATAGGAACATTTCAGGTCATGTTTGAACTTTTCCCCAAAAGTGATGGGTGAGTAAAAAACATCTTGGGTTTGTCCTCAGTTGTGTCGGGGTGGATCTGTGTCACACAACTTGCAGTAAGATGATGCCACAGGTTATCCCTGGTGAGCTTACTCGCCTGCTGATAtgggatttattttcaaactgtgAGGTGGGGGGCAGAATAAAAGATGGGAAAGACGTGAGGCTAAGATACAACTGAGTGTTTGTTAGAGCTGCAGTAGGCTAGTTCTTATTAAGTCATAACTCAAATATGAACACACCAAGATGCTTTTATTCCTAGACAAGTTTGACTAACACTCCCCTAGGATTTCATTATAACGGATGTTGGACGCGAAGAAACATCCATATATCTCATTAGGAATCAGAGAAAAGAGATACCTCTCGGAGTATATCTTTTCTTGAATTGCCTACAGCTACTTTGCATACACCATTTAGCAGCTTATGGTGCTAATTTCCTTATTtgctaaaaaactaaatattttaagtatttgtttacCTATATAAATTAGATAATCAATAATGTAATCAGCAACATAATGAAAAAGTAAATCTATGAAGTAAATaatcattaaacatttttcttaaatctttataaATTGTCAAtaatttatagaatacaataaaaaaaaaagcatttaactcaaagacaaacctattaATGATAAAACCAGAGATAAtagataatgctgaagtggtctcttaattttatCCGGGGCTGTAGAGGCTACACACCATGGAGCTGCTTTATTTGACAGTGTAGGACTTTTCACAGCAGACTTGTCATAGTAAAAGCAAAGGTGTTACTGTATTACGTTAACAGTGGCTCTGTTCTGTTCGAGTGTCTCAGGAAGTGATGAGCGTACGACAGCACGCACAATAGCAGCACCCTGAAAGTGATAAGACTGTGAAAAAGGCCTGCTGCTGACAGAAAGAAGCTTTTCCCATCAGCcagctacaaacacacagcattgTGAACTAGCTTATATGGTTTGTGCCTCATTTCACTTTGAGCCACCTGGGGCCCCTCTGCGCAGCCATTTCCTGTTAGCCTGGTGATACGGAGGCCTGAGAACCGCCTGTTGTTTCCTCACTCTGACACAGCTAACCATAAGCTTTTCATTCCTCTCATACTTTACTCTGCTGCTCTTTACGTCTCTTAACTAGCTTTGGTTCAGATACCTCAGAGTTTATTTAATAGCCCTGGTCATCTGCTGGTTATTCATTCAGAattgatgtttgttgttgttctgttgtcattaaatgtaaatgtttgaggAACTTAGTCAATCAGGTTTATTTTTAGCTTTGTGATGAATGGTTCTTGTAACACAGTTTGCTCTGCGCAGAGCTTCAGAAGagggaaacatttatttatttattatttatgtgagCTATGCAACCAAACTACAAACATAAATGACCAAAGATGgagacatactttattatttatacatccACAAATAAATAGACTTTCATCGAAGTGTTTTATTCTAAGACTTATGCTCTTCTTAATTTCACAGGCAATtattatactttaaaaatatatatataattactATATGCACGcttccatatatatatattttatttttttcacttgtttttcaTCTTGTACTGCTTCTGTAagactcttttttattttctttttttttaaactgcttgtGCAACACGGAAATTGCAACCTGTTTTTCAATGCAAATCAACCTTTGCCAAGTATTgtgtgaaaatacatttacattttttcctaATGCGGCGATCTGCATTATTCATTTTTGCCTAAAGCGACAGAAACTCATTGCTAAAActgacacttttgtcatttgtctGAAGACTGAACATTATATAAGcctacatttaataaataaatatcgaTATAAACTATATTCAGAACAAGGAGTGCCTATActcacatttttgtatatttagctgataatacttttgttattgtttgtttattgtacTGCTACATCACACACTTTGACTTTAGGAAAGTATCGTgttacttcttccaccacagACTCCAGTTCACCCTCACATATCCAGTCAGTTAGGTCACAGCTTGGGGAGTTTCTGTCCACGTCTTCACTTCTTTTCCCTCTGATCCCTTAGAGATAACACTGATGCTCAGGTCTGCCTGCTCTTTCTGCATTCAGTCACAAACCCATCTGCCTCCTGTGATTTACACACGCTCACATAAAGATGATGTGCTACTGACCGCTCTGTCTGGTTCAGTGTAGGAGGTCAACCTAGAATTACCTCATGAGTCAGGATCtctgttatttttctaaatttgatAGTTTCACGATGTGGTTTTGTAAATTTGGAGCAATTACCACAGAAACCAGGTGTATAAGGTTTTCTTGTAAGGACATGTATTGAAAAGGCACAGTGAGATTGTAGGAGTTAGCCTGTGTGAACTGAAGTGTAAACGTCCAAAAAATCCCCACTGACACAAAAAATGTTGTCAAGCTGCCCTAAAGCAAGAGTCCTAATCACTGACTGTGTGAAGTCAGGCAGCTACCATAGTTAACCTTGAACCAAAAGGGGGTGTTGATGGAAAATGGGCATGCCTAATATAAATTGTTGAATTTTAAACTCAACTAGGAATCCGGAGAGTCATTGCATCGGTTTCCTTCTAGTCCTGATACCAGAGTTCACACCCTCCCCCTTGAGCAATCTATCCAATAACTCCACAAGCTTCATTCATCCAACTGAATAACACAGGGAAGCAATAATGCTGCTTGACAAGCTCTGAGCTAACAATGATTAACAAACAATAATGCTCTCTTCCTCGCCCTTGTAAAGCCCACAAACGTCACGTTAATTTGGGTGCTTCTGTTCAAAGCCATTCAGATCAGACAAAAAACTAGCCAATAGCtagatttcattaaaaaatgtgtcactgGCTATGCTGCTACTTGAATTGCCATAAAACTAATTTCCCAGCTTGACTTGATGTTTTTACATCCCTGTAAAGCGTATATACAGCTTCTATGGATTTTGTTCCTTGAACACCAGAGTTGCTGTAATGTAATGAACTTGCAGCGTGCTTCAGCTCACTATTGCCTTGCTCAGCTCATGTCAGATTACTCCAGTGGTGTTAAGCCCCTATTTCCCCctctatacagtatgtatacacacacacatacagttctCCTCCTTTATTGTGCAGTTCAATCAGGTTTAGAATGAATCCACTGTAGCGCCAgcctccccctctctgctcaGTACAGTTGCGCTCTGCTCGGTGACATCACCCTTCAAATATGCAGTCCTTCGTGGCTGAGCCAGAGGAGCTCGGTGGCCCCATTCATCTCAAGgtgctgtctgtcttctcctctgCAGCTAAACTCTCTCTTGTCACCGTCTGTCTCTCCTTCAGATGGGTTAGATAAGGGAGATCAAAGGTTAAAACGCTTACGACCCAATAGTTTTTCTCTGTCGGTCTGAGTGTGATTGTATATCTGTGATCTATTTTATTTCCAGGATGGACACACCTAAATACAGATTGATTTAGTGTAGTTGTGCAGCAAAACAAAGCAGTAGTGATTGGTGATGttctttagttttgtttacaCCTGACGGGTGCAGCTTGTTTTGCTCGATTTGATTGAATTGGAAAACACGATGATATAAAGGGGCTAAAATAGATGGCTGGTTTTAAATGGAAATTCACACTGCTTGCATGTGGCTGTGTTGACCCATCAGAGCTGCGTTAAAAGCAAAGAGACCCAGATATTTGTGTTGTGATTATTCCAAACAGCTGCTAAACTTACACCTTGCAACTTCACAAGTTACATTTATTAGTAACAGTGGATATTCTTATTTACCATACTGAGTTCTTTTCTCTGGATGCTTCTTATAAAGTGCATCTTTCCTCTGGGTGGAAATACCTTTAGCTCAACATGCTAGTGAAGGATTATTCTTAAAGCTCATCCCCATACATTCCTTTACCTATCGCATAATATAAGACGATGAGTTTTACATCTGTACTCATGCTTTCATTTGCATAGGCATGTGAATCCTTCAGCTTCAGCTCTTCCTACCTCCAACAAATGTCTTCCccatgtgtgttttcctcacaTGCAACCAGAGCAatctttgaatgtttttttttttttttgtgtctttcagaATGAAGAGAAGCGTAGCCTTAATTTGGGCGGACATGTTGGATTTGACAGCCTCCCTGACCAGCTGGTCAGTAAATCGGTCACACAGGGTTTTTGCTTTAACATCCTGTGTGTAGGTGAGTACCAGACAACAGCGTGTGAGCAATGTGTGAAATagaatgatttaaatgaatacTGAGTTATAATGATCAAATCAAGGAAATGCCATGTCTGGATTTGTCTTCCTGCAAACATAATTTCTAACTTGATGCAATACAACAATAACTGTCTGTAGTTATGTCTGACATTCAAAGGAATGTAGgattaactctctctctctctctctctctgtctcatctCTCTCTACTTCCTTCGACCCACAGGCGAGACTGGAATCGGCAAATCTACGTTAATGAACACACTCTTTAACACCATGTTTGAGAACGAGGAGGCCAGCCATTATCAGAATGGCGTGTATCTGCGACCGCGAACATACGACCTGCTGGAAAGCAACGTCCACCTCAAACTGACGATTGTTGACACCGTCGGTTTCGGCGATCAGATCAACAAAGAGGACAGGTGAGGAGGGCAATATGATCAGCAATGATAGTAACATTAATGAATAGGTGTCCTTGATGTGCAGTGCTAAAACTGCCTTGAtgcaataatgaaaataatgtttaacaGCATTTCAGCGATTTATTTTAGTGTGAAGCTCCTTATTACACGTTCAACTGAGctaaagaagtaaaaaaaactttacAGTACAAGTATAAAGCAACATAACATGGAAAACCTCAAGTTCCTCATGTTACAAGACTTCCGGCTATCATTGAAAAGCTTCTGAAACAATTGATATTCGCAATACTTTCTTACCAAACTAGTTTTAAGCCATACTCTTTAATGTATATCAACCAGCTAAAGACCAAACCCAAACAGTCCTTGGTTTCAATCAAGCTGTTGCAGAATTGAGAAGAGTGTGTAAAATCGTTAACCAAATCCTCATTTCGGCTTTCAAGATGACATTGCATAGTTTTGCCCAAATAAGGTCCATGTTGCCCTGGGATACTAATGAGAGAAACAGACGCAGACTTATATCAGTCCAGGTTTTGAGAGTTCTCTAGAACGGATATAAAAAGAGGTGGGAGAGCAATAAAGAGGAaatgactgattttatttttttagcatGCAGCTGTGGAGTGTTCTTGTTGTGACCTAGCCAGCAAGCAGCACTCTCACGCCCTTTGATAGCAGCTT
This Eleginops maclovinus isolate JMC-PN-2008 ecotype Puerto Natales chromosome 11, JC_Emac_rtc_rv5, whole genome shotgun sequence DNA region includes the following protein-coding sequences:
- the LOC134871526 gene encoding ankyrin repeat domain-containing protein SOWAHA-like; protein product: MVLTQESVLSLLIAEGGRVKKSDLVSKFKDSIHCEDPAEKEQNRELFKTFVNNVAFVKEIEGVRYVVVKKMYQHLLDGAQTEQIRVENTENKDIPPTGEQQRPPVQGEETGGSEEAAGGERAAFSKPDQEDKSEISDNPTEILSDIQLLLQRSKFASVRVKRMLNVEIQRQETNEDSVGSRVNEPTRIQSKPYALPLRMPPSTTRVEIRKLKLEPDDPPKSPKLDSFRNKRSSAETDSSINSPQLRRSVKSTKASEDQQTRGPSLFPLEQAEHEWLVKCAAGQWSQVYGLLLRDNHLAEKRDFMSGFTALHWAAKCGNSEMLVKIIDISRQGGVDIDINAKTHGGYTPLHIAALHDQEYIMAMLVGEHRADPTIRDNYGKKAYHYLHKGISGTVREMMGEPKVQQAQDRVQNEKEELDLFPDLSKGLHSISRLFNPNVIGTKKKHKQRPGFYSLSDDPIEEREDSSVTQRVISDAFM